Proteins encoded within one genomic window of Nitrospina gracilis 3/211:
- a CDS encoding mechanosensitive ion channel family protein codes for MDKEQMSKVFKTLDTAVMIELFLIVAGTVVLILITQSLLPWVANRLHGRLRLFLLAMTPLLRLVFILTAFILSVPRVIEPSLQNMVAVLGSIGLALGFALKDYTSSLIAGVVAVGERLYRNGDWIEVNGVYGEVTHVGVRTVRIVTPDDTAVYIPHHKLWTELISNANNGTPHLQCVVHFYLHPQHDAVEIQRILHDVALTSPYLYFDLPVSVVVQEKPWGTHYRLKAYAVDPRHQFRFITDLTVRGKTALIERNVRFALAPGQGGQDAPTATG; via the coding sequence ATGGATAAAGAGCAAATGTCTAAAGTGTTCAAGACGCTCGATACGGCCGTGATGATTGAGCTGTTTTTGATTGTTGCCGGTACGGTCGTTCTCATACTGATCACGCAGAGCCTGCTGCCCTGGGTGGCCAACCGCCTGCATGGCAGGTTGCGATTGTTCCTGCTGGCCATGACACCGCTGCTGCGGCTGGTATTCATCCTGACCGCGTTCATCCTGAGCGTTCCGCGTGTCATCGAGCCGTCCCTGCAGAACATGGTGGCGGTGCTGGGTTCAATCGGTCTCGCGCTGGGGTTCGCGCTCAAGGACTACACCAGCAGTCTGATCGCCGGGGTGGTCGCAGTTGGCGAGCGGTTGTACCGCAACGGCGACTGGATCGAGGTGAACGGGGTGTATGGCGAGGTGACGCACGTGGGGGTGCGCACGGTGCGTATTGTCACCCCGGACGACACGGCGGTGTACATTCCGCATCACAAGCTTTGGACCGAATTGATCTCCAACGCCAACAACGGTACGCCGCACCTGCAGTGTGTGGTGCATTTTTATCTCCATCCTCAACACGATGCCGTAGAGATCCAGCGGATCCTGCATGACGTGGCGCTGACCAGCCCTTACCTGTATTTCGATTTACCGGTTTCGGTGGTGGTGCAGGAAAAACCGTGGGGCACGCATTACCGCCTGAAAGCGTATGCCGTCGATCCGCGCCATCAGTTCCGGTTCATCACCGACCTCACCGTGCGTGGCAAAACCGCGCTGATTGAGCGCAACGTCCGTTTCGCCCTGGCCCCGGGGCAGGGCGGGCAGGATGCCCCCACAGCCACCGGTTGA
- a CDS encoding pirin family protein, whose product MARQKQIEEILNTPGQHWVGDGFPVRTLFTYDSHGEAMSPFLLFDFAGPAEFPPASKPRGVGQHPHRGFETVTIVYEGEVDHKDLAGNSGHLEPGDVQWMTAASGIVHQEFHSQSFTEQGGTFHAVQLWVNLPAKDKMSPPRYQDIPSKRIPTVEVNGGTLRVIAGEHDGTRGPALTFTPINIWDITLRAGGEMELALPAGHTTAVVPVTGAVEANQSETARAAQLVRFSREGEAIHLSAQEETRLLLLSGEPIAEPIAGEGPFVMNTEAELMQAFEDYRKGLMG is encoded by the coding sequence ATGGCCCGACAAAAACAGATTGAGGAAATTTTAAACACACCCGGTCAACACTGGGTGGGCGACGGGTTTCCCGTGCGCACCCTGTTCACTTACGACAGCCACGGCGAGGCGATGAGCCCGTTCCTGCTGTTCGACTTCGCCGGCCCCGCGGAGTTCCCGCCGGCGTCCAAACCCCGTGGCGTGGGCCAGCACCCGCACCGCGGATTCGAGACGGTCACCATCGTCTATGAAGGCGAGGTGGATCACAAGGACCTTGCGGGCAACAGCGGCCACCTAGAGCCCGGCGACGTGCAATGGATGACCGCCGCCTCCGGCATCGTCCACCAGGAATTCCACTCCCAGTCCTTCACCGAACAAGGCGGCACGTTCCATGCCGTGCAGTTGTGGGTCAACCTGCCGGCGAAGGACAAGATGTCGCCGCCGCGCTATCAGGATATTCCATCCAAACGCATTCCAACCGTTGAAGTGAACGGGGGAACGCTCCGCGTCATTGCCGGAGAGCACGACGGAACACGCGGCCCGGCGCTCACCTTCACACCGATCAATATCTGGGACATCACCCTCCGGGCGGGGGGAGAGATGGAATTGGCCCTGCCCGCCGGACACACCACCGCCGTGGTGCCGGTGACGGGCGCGGTGGAAGCCAACCAGAGCGAAACCGCCCGGGCCGCGCAGCTGGTGCGGTTCTCTCGCGAAGGCGAGGCCATTCATCTATCCGCGCAGGAAGAAACCCGGTTGCTGCTGCTTTCCGGAGAACCCATTGCCGAGCCCATCGCCGGGGAAGGACCGTTTGTGATGAACACAGAGGCGGAACTGATGCAGGCGTTCGAAGATTACCGCAAGGGATTGATGGGGTGA
- a CDS encoding tetratricopeptide repeat protein, whose translation MPKEPEKNKRPEQAKPNPPPRRHPAGQAPPSAPRTGGAPKPAPKGVPQKPPPQKRPAARPPAQGSNASPSPSGKPTRSVSSPTRETPKPSSPDKTRNRKTTLALATLFLVVVTGAAMFLDYIPNPFRAKVDYGLGEQAFMRGDFKTAMAHFMVLAKRGNPEAMWYVANMYQNGRGVERDVSTAVEWFKKAAQEKQPWALFEIGWYYKNGTGGFKRSAPVALKWFEESGKGGYVMGQYHAALAYMEGIGTDKDINKGREWLILAADQGHLDSQAILGDMYYHGTSVVIDDKKAHTYLKPAAERGHPLAQMNLAMMYENGDVVKKDIVQAYQWYSLAAARGNKDAQRSLEFITPRIKTSKKQKADAWVASWKPIS comes from the coding sequence ATGCCCAAGGAACCTGAAAAGAACAAGAGGCCCGAACAGGCGAAACCGAATCCGCCACCACGGCGTCATCCGGCAGGACAGGCACCGCCCAGCGCCCCCCGCACGGGCGGCGCGCCCAAACCGGCGCCCAAAGGCGTTCCACAGAAACCACCGCCGCAGAAACGTCCGGCCGCCCGTCCCCCGGCACAGGGTTCCAATGCCAGCCCCTCCCCTTCCGGCAAACCCACGCGTTCTGTTTCCTCCCCAACTCGAGAGACACCCAAACCTTCTTCGCCTGACAAGACCCGGAACAGGAAAACGACCCTGGCTCTCGCCACACTGTTTCTCGTCGTGGTCACCGGGGCGGCCATGTTCCTGGATTACATTCCGAATCCGTTCAGGGCCAAGGTGGATTACGGGTTGGGGGAACAGGCGTTCATGCGAGGCGATTTCAAAACCGCCATGGCGCATTTCATGGTGCTCGCCAAACGCGGAAATCCCGAAGCCATGTGGTATGTGGCCAACATGTATCAAAACGGCCGGGGCGTGGAACGGGATGTTTCAACAGCGGTGGAATGGTTCAAAAAAGCCGCCCAGGAGAAACAACCCTGGGCCCTGTTTGAAATCGGCTGGTATTACAAAAACGGCACCGGCGGGTTCAAGCGGAGCGCGCCGGTGGCCCTCAAGTGGTTCGAGGAATCCGGTAAGGGCGGTTATGTGATGGGTCAATATCATGCCGCACTGGCTTACATGGAAGGCATCGGCACCGATAAGGATATCAACAAGGGTCGCGAGTGGCTCATCCTGGCGGCGGACCAGGGTCACCTGGATTCGCAGGCGATCCTGGGGGACATGTATTATCACGGCACCAGCGTGGTCATCGATGATAAAAAGGCCCACACTTACCTGAAACCCGCCGCCGAGCGGGGGCACCCGCTGGCCCAGATGAACCTCGCAATGATGTACGAAAACGGCGACGTGGTGAAAAAGGACATCGTGCAGGCGTACCAGTGGTATTCGCTGGCTGCCGCCAGGGGCAACAAGGACGCCCAAAGGAGCCTGGAATTCATCACCCCGCGCATCAAAACCTCCAAGAAACAAAAAGCCGACGCCTGGGTGGCCAGCTGGAAACCCATCTCCTGA